TCGATGTTGCGGGGCTGAGCGACGAGTGCGCTCTCCGCGCGAGCAATCGCGCCTGTATCGGGCTGCGAGCGGTATTCGACGCCGGCAGGAGACCGGTACTGCACCGACTGCGCTGCCGTCGGCCCGGCGAGAGACGTTGCCGTGATCACCAGGGCAATCAGCCTCGGCGTGATGGTGCAGCGTTCCATCGTCTAGAACCCGACCGGGCGCTCGTCGGCAGTCGGTCCGTATATCGACGGCAACGGGATGTCGATCAGTCGCAGATATACGGTGAGCTGGCCACGGTGGTGGATCAGATGATTGATGTGATTGCGAACGATTGCGCGCCGCGGCTGAGTGAGCACAACGCGGTCGCCGACTTTGAGCGACCAGTCGATGTCGTAGTCCGTGTCCTTGCTTGCCGCGATTGCAGCCCGCGCCTCCCGCACGTTCCGGTCGAACATCGCGAGCAGATCTTCCGTTTTTTCGTAGCTGTAAGGCGACGCCCCGGTGAGGTTGAGCTCTGTCTCCGTCAGGGTGTTCGTGATCCACCCGGGCATCCAGCATACCAGCTGGGTGAGATGCCCAAGCGAGAACGACTTCGGGTGCGGCTTCCATTGACCCTTTTCAGTCGGCACGCGGTCCAGGAGTCTGCGGGTTGACGCCATCTCCTCATCGAACTCCGGGAGCAGTGTCTCAGCAATCGTCATTCGTTCTCCCTGATCAATTACCACATTCGGGGGCGCGAACATAGCGCGCACGCTGCCGCGGGTCAACGCTGCACGGAATCACGGTGTTGCCTCTTCAGCATCGATCAGTGATCCAATCAATTCCCGACAAAAGTCGGGGATGTCGGCGACGATTCGCCCCCACACCTGGTTCCCATCCCGAAACGCCGCCTCATCAACCCACGTAGCTCCGGCGTTGACGAGATCGTCCTTGATTCCCAGCGAGCCCGTGGCCCTGCGACCGCGCACGATTCCGGCCGAGATGGCGACCAGGCCG
The sequence above is a segment of the Gemmatimonadaceae bacterium genome. Coding sequences within it:
- a CDS encoding DinB family protein, producing MTIAETLLPEFDEEMASTRRLLDRVPTEKGQWKPHPKSFSLGHLTQLVCWMPGWITNTLTETELNLTGASPYSYEKTEDLLAMFDRNVREARAAIAASKDTDYDIDWSLKVGDRVVLTQPRRAIVRNHINHLIHHRGQLTVYLRLIDIPLPSIYGPTADERPVGF